In the genome of Capra hircus breed San Clemente chromosome 5, ASM170441v1, whole genome shotgun sequence, one region contains:
- the TAPBPL gene encoding tapasin-related protein isoform X3 — MGAEGWCLLLCLAFSGTANVAERQWQAVDVVLDCFLVEEGGHHGGFASSENMVKAVLVLRQVPVPDDGSLEGLTDFQVDTLTKDNPLITFEASVNLVQIPQAEALLHADCSGKEVTCEISRYFLQPRPEATVETAVWFITNVQVSGGGPGVSMVMKTLEDAENEAVLHPTLKLPLSPQGTVRTAVEFQVTTQTPSLNFLLGSTASLHCGYSVAPGLDVTSVEWRLQHKGSGQLVYHWTMGQGQAKREGATLEPGQLLTAGDASLTLPSLTLQDEGAYICQITTSLFRAQQVIQLDIQASPKVRLSLLNAAPQATLICNVAGYYPLDVSVTWTREEQGGSPAPVSGASLSNLRRSPAGTYSISSSLTVEPGSAGATYTCQVTHVSLEEPLGAHAWVAPPVAEQKSALGVLLASILFVLTLLFLGLQRRQATSPMSPKTSRHSG, encoded by the exons ATGGGCGCCGAGGGGTGGTGCCTACTGCTCTGCTTGGCTTTCTCCGGGACAGCAAACGTCG CAGAAAGGCAATGGCAGGCGGTGGATGTGGTCCTGGACTGCTTTCTGGTGGAAGAAGGTGGACACCATGGAGGGTTCGCCAGCAGTGAGAACATGGTGAAGGCCGTGCTGGTGCTGAGGCAGGTACCAGTGCCAGACGATGGCTCCCTGGAAGGCCTCACAGATTTCCAAGTGGATACACTGACCAAGGACAACCCACTCATTACTTTCGAGGCCTCAG TGAACCTGGTACAGATTCCCCAGGCCGAGGCCCTGCTCCACGCCGACTGCAGCGGGAAGGAGGTAACCTGTGAGATCTCCCGctatttcctccagcccaggccaGAGGCCACCGTAGAGACGGCAGTCTGGTTCATCACCAATGTGCAGGTATCTGGAGGGGGACCAGGTGTCTCCATGGtgatgaagactcttgaggatgCTGAAAATGAGGCTGTCTTGCATCCCACGCTGAAACTgcccctgagcccccaggggactGTGCGGACTGCAG TGGAGTTCCAGGTGACCACACAGACGCCATCCCTGAATTTCCTGCTGGGGTCCACAGCCTCCCTACACTGTGGCTACTCCGTGGCCCCTGGCTTAGATGTTACCAGCGTGGAGTGGCGGCTGCAGCATAAGGGCAGTGGCCAGCTGGTATACCACTGGACcatggggcaggggcaggccaAGCGGGAGGGTGCCACCCTGGAGCCTGGGCAGCTGCTCACAGCTGGAGATGCCTCCCTCACGCTCCCCAGCCTCACTCTACAGGATGAGGGGGCCTACATCTGCCAGATCACCACCTCCCTGTTCCGAGCTCAACAGGTCATCCAGCTGGACATCCAAG CTTCCCCCAAAGTACGACTGAGCTTGCTGAACGCAGCCCCGCAAGCCACTCTCATCTGCAATGTTGCTGGCTACTACCCCCTGGATGTGTCTGTGACCTGGACCCGGGAGGAGCAGGGTGGCTCCCCAGCCCCTGTCTCTGGCGCCTCCCTCTCCAACCTCCGGCGCAGCCCAGCTGGCACCTACAGCATCTCCTCCTCCCTGACGGTGGAGCCTGGCTCTGCGGGAGCCACTTACACCTGTCAGGTCACCCACGTCTCCCTGGAGgaacccctgggggcccacgccTGGGTTGCCCCACCAG TTGCAGAGCAGAAGTCAGCCCTGGGAGTCCTTCTGGCCAGCATCCTCTTTGTCCTGACCTTGCTGttcctggggctgcaaagacgcCAAG CTACCTCACCAATGTCTCCCAAAACCTCGAGGCACTCTGGGTAG
- the TAPBPL gene encoding tapasin-related protein isoform X1: protein MGAEGWCLLLCLAFSGTANVAERQWQAVDVVLDCFLVEEGGHHGGFASSENMVKAVLVLRQVPVPDDGSLEGLTDFQVDTLTKDNPLITFEASVNLVQIPQAEALLHADCSGKEVTCEISRYFLQPRPEATVETAVWFITNVQVSGGGPGVSMVMKTLEDAENEAVLHPTLKLPLSPQGTVRTAVEFQVTTQTPSLNFLLGSTASLHCGYSVAPGLDVTSVEWRLQHKGSGQLVYHWTMGQGQAKREGATLEPGQLLTAGDASLTLPSLTLQDEGAYICQITTSLFRAQQVIQLDIQASPKVRLSLLNAAPQATLICNVAGYYPLDVSVTWTREEQGGSPAPVSGASLSNLRRSPAGTYSISSSLTVEPGSAGATYTCQVTHVSLEEPLGAHAWVAPPVAEQKSALGVLLASILFVLTLLFLGLQRRQGRWHMSATLPAQSTVGREPKRNTTLRPAEVTPAQTTAESL, encoded by the exons ATGGGCGCCGAGGGGTGGTGCCTACTGCTCTGCTTGGCTTTCTCCGGGACAGCAAACGTCG CAGAAAGGCAATGGCAGGCGGTGGATGTGGTCCTGGACTGCTTTCTGGTGGAAGAAGGTGGACACCATGGAGGGTTCGCCAGCAGTGAGAACATGGTGAAGGCCGTGCTGGTGCTGAGGCAGGTACCAGTGCCAGACGATGGCTCCCTGGAAGGCCTCACAGATTTCCAAGTGGATACACTGACCAAGGACAACCCACTCATTACTTTCGAGGCCTCAG TGAACCTGGTACAGATTCCCCAGGCCGAGGCCCTGCTCCACGCCGACTGCAGCGGGAAGGAGGTAACCTGTGAGATCTCCCGctatttcctccagcccaggccaGAGGCCACCGTAGAGACGGCAGTCTGGTTCATCACCAATGTGCAGGTATCTGGAGGGGGACCAGGTGTCTCCATGGtgatgaagactcttgaggatgCTGAAAATGAGGCTGTCTTGCATCCCACGCTGAAACTgcccctgagcccccaggggactGTGCGGACTGCAG TGGAGTTCCAGGTGACCACACAGACGCCATCCCTGAATTTCCTGCTGGGGTCCACAGCCTCCCTACACTGTGGCTACTCCGTGGCCCCTGGCTTAGATGTTACCAGCGTGGAGTGGCGGCTGCAGCATAAGGGCAGTGGCCAGCTGGTATACCACTGGACcatggggcaggggcaggccaAGCGGGAGGGTGCCACCCTGGAGCCTGGGCAGCTGCTCACAGCTGGAGATGCCTCCCTCACGCTCCCCAGCCTCACTCTACAGGATGAGGGGGCCTACATCTGCCAGATCACCACCTCCCTGTTCCGAGCTCAACAGGTCATCCAGCTGGACATCCAAG CTTCCCCCAAAGTACGACTGAGCTTGCTGAACGCAGCCCCGCAAGCCACTCTCATCTGCAATGTTGCTGGCTACTACCCCCTGGATGTGTCTGTGACCTGGACCCGGGAGGAGCAGGGTGGCTCCCCAGCCCCTGTCTCTGGCGCCTCCCTCTCCAACCTCCGGCGCAGCCCAGCTGGCACCTACAGCATCTCCTCCTCCCTGACGGTGGAGCCTGGCTCTGCGGGAGCCACTTACACCTGTCAGGTCACCCACGTCTCCCTGGAGgaacccctgggggcccacgccTGGGTTGCCCCACCAG TTGCAGAGCAGAAGTCAGCCCTGGGAGTCCTTCTGGCCAGCATCCTCTTTGTCCTGACCTTGCTGttcctggggctgcaaagacgcCAAG GGCGATGGCACATGTCAGCCACCCTTCCGGCCCAAAGCACCGTGGGAAGGGAACCAAAGAGAAACACCACCCTCCGCCCCGCCGAGGTCACTCCAGCCCAAACAACAGCTGAGTCGCTTTAG
- the TAPBPL gene encoding tapasin-related protein isoform X4, with protein MGAEGWCLLLCLAFSGTANVAERQWQAVDVVLDCFLVEEGGHHGGFASSENMVKAVLVLRQVPVPDDGSLEGLTDFQVDTLTKDNPLITFEASVNLVQIPQAEALLHADCSGKEVTCEISRYFLQPRPEATVETAVWFITNVQVSGGGPGVSMVMKTLEDAENEAVLHPTLKLPLSPQGTVRTAVEFQVTTQTPSLNFLLGSTASLHCGYSVAPGLDVTSVEWRLQHKGSGQLVYHWTMGQGQAKREGATLEPGQLLTAGDASLTLPSLTLQDEGAYICQITTSLFRAQQVIQLDIQASPKVRLSLLNAAPQATLICNVAGYYPLDVSVTWTREEQGGSPAPVSGASLSNLRRSPAGTYSISSSLTVEPGSAGATYTCQVTHVSLEEPLGAHAWVAPPVAEQKSALGVLLASILFVLTLLFLGLQRRQGRSNRNLRTRG; from the exons ATGGGCGCCGAGGGGTGGTGCCTACTGCTCTGCTTGGCTTTCTCCGGGACAGCAAACGTCG CAGAAAGGCAATGGCAGGCGGTGGATGTGGTCCTGGACTGCTTTCTGGTGGAAGAAGGTGGACACCATGGAGGGTTCGCCAGCAGTGAGAACATGGTGAAGGCCGTGCTGGTGCTGAGGCAGGTACCAGTGCCAGACGATGGCTCCCTGGAAGGCCTCACAGATTTCCAAGTGGATACACTGACCAAGGACAACCCACTCATTACTTTCGAGGCCTCAG TGAACCTGGTACAGATTCCCCAGGCCGAGGCCCTGCTCCACGCCGACTGCAGCGGGAAGGAGGTAACCTGTGAGATCTCCCGctatttcctccagcccaggccaGAGGCCACCGTAGAGACGGCAGTCTGGTTCATCACCAATGTGCAGGTATCTGGAGGGGGACCAGGTGTCTCCATGGtgatgaagactcttgaggatgCTGAAAATGAGGCTGTCTTGCATCCCACGCTGAAACTgcccctgagcccccaggggactGTGCGGACTGCAG TGGAGTTCCAGGTGACCACACAGACGCCATCCCTGAATTTCCTGCTGGGGTCCACAGCCTCCCTACACTGTGGCTACTCCGTGGCCCCTGGCTTAGATGTTACCAGCGTGGAGTGGCGGCTGCAGCATAAGGGCAGTGGCCAGCTGGTATACCACTGGACcatggggcaggggcaggccaAGCGGGAGGGTGCCACCCTGGAGCCTGGGCAGCTGCTCACAGCTGGAGATGCCTCCCTCACGCTCCCCAGCCTCACTCTACAGGATGAGGGGGCCTACATCTGCCAGATCACCACCTCCCTGTTCCGAGCTCAACAGGTCATCCAGCTGGACATCCAAG CTTCCCCCAAAGTACGACTGAGCTTGCTGAACGCAGCCCCGCAAGCCACTCTCATCTGCAATGTTGCTGGCTACTACCCCCTGGATGTGTCTGTGACCTGGACCCGGGAGGAGCAGGGTGGCTCCCCAGCCCCTGTCTCTGGCGCCTCCCTCTCCAACCTCCGGCGCAGCCCAGCTGGCACCTACAGCATCTCCTCCTCCCTGACGGTGGAGCCTGGCTCTGCGGGAGCCACTTACACCTGTCAGGTCACCCACGTCTCCCTGGAGgaacccctgggggcccacgccTGGGTTGCCCCACCAG TTGCAGAGCAGAAGTCAGCCCTGGGAGTCCTTCTGGCCAGCATCCTCTTTGTCCTGACCTTGCTGttcctggggctgcaaagacgcCAAG GAAGGAGCAACAGGAACCTCAGAACGAGAGGATGA
- the CD27 gene encoding CD27 antigen isoform X1: MARLPPCWLWVLGTLAGLSATPGPKSCPEKHYWAQGGWCCQMCEPGTFLVKDCEQHGEAAQCDPCTPGVSFTPDHHSRPHCESCRHCNSGLLIRNCTLTANSECACPEGQQCRDKDCMECDGPAQAPGPHPQPSQLPYAEEIPEARTDRHTQTLANSRWLPPATLSTHWSPQRSLCSVNCVRIFVLLSGMFLAFTIVGALFLHQQRKLSKRLNAGESPVAPAEPCPYTCPSEEEGSAIPIQEDYRKPELTSYSEPVLLREGHHCNQVLASTSLH; this comes from the exons ATGGCCCGGCtacctccctgctggctgtgggtTCTGGGGACCCTGGCGGGGCTCTCAGCAACCCCAGGCCCCAAGAGTTGTCCGGAGAAGCACTACTGGGCTCAGGGAGGATGGTGTTGTCAGATGTGTGAACCAG GAACGTTCCTGGTGAAGGATTGTGAGCAGCACGGAGAGGCGGCTCAATGTGATCCATGTACACCAGGGGTCTCCTTCACACCGGACCACCACAGCCGGCCCCACTGTGAGAGCTGCCGGCACTGTAACTCTG GTCTTCTCATTCGAAACTGCACCCTCACGGCTAACTCGGAGTGTGCCTGCCCCGAGGGCCAGCAGTGCAGGGACAAGGACTGTATGGAGTGTGATGGTCCAGCCCAAGCCCCAGGCCCACACCCACAACCTTCCCAATTACCTTATGCTGAAG AGATCCCAGAGGCCAGGACAGATCGGCACACTCAAACTCTGGCCAACTCCAGGTGGCTGCCGCCTGCGACCCTCTCAACCCACTGGTCAC CCCAAAGGTCCCTGTGCAGCGTGAACTGCGTCCGCATCTTTGTGCTTCTCTCTGGAATGTTTCTTGCTTTCACCATAGTCGGAGCCCTGTTCCTCCATCAACAAAGAAAATTAAGTAAGAGATTAA ACGCAGGAGAAAGTCCAGTGGCACCTGCAGAGCCTTGTCCTTACACCTGTCCCAGCGAGGAAGAGGGCAGTGCCATCCCCATTCAGGAGGATTACCGAAAACCAGAGCTTACTTCCTACTCTGAGCCAGTGCTCCTCAGAGAAGGCCATCACTGCAATCAAGTCCTAGCTTCCACCTCACTCCACTGA
- the TAPBPL gene encoding tapasin-related protein isoform X2 gives MGAEGWCLLLCLAFSGTANVERQWQAVDVVLDCFLVEEGGHHGGFASSENMVKAVLVLRQVPVPDDGSLEGLTDFQVDTLTKDNPLITFEASVNLVQIPQAEALLHADCSGKEVTCEISRYFLQPRPEATVETAVWFITNVQVSGGGPGVSMVMKTLEDAENEAVLHPTLKLPLSPQGTVRTAVEFQVTTQTPSLNFLLGSTASLHCGYSVAPGLDVTSVEWRLQHKGSGQLVYHWTMGQGQAKREGATLEPGQLLTAGDASLTLPSLTLQDEGAYICQITTSLFRAQQVIQLDIQASPKVRLSLLNAAPQATLICNVAGYYPLDVSVTWTREEQGGSPAPVSGASLSNLRRSPAGTYSISSSLTVEPGSAGATYTCQVTHVSLEEPLGAHAWVAPPVAEQKSALGVLLASILFVLTLLFLGLQRRQGRWHMSATLPAQSTVGREPKRNTTLRPAEVTPAQTTAESL, from the exons ATGGGCGCCGAGGGGTGGTGCCTACTGCTCTGCTTGGCTTTCTCCGGGACAGCAAACGTCG AAAGGCAATGGCAGGCGGTGGATGTGGTCCTGGACTGCTTTCTGGTGGAAGAAGGTGGACACCATGGAGGGTTCGCCAGCAGTGAGAACATGGTGAAGGCCGTGCTGGTGCTGAGGCAGGTACCAGTGCCAGACGATGGCTCCCTGGAAGGCCTCACAGATTTCCAAGTGGATACACTGACCAAGGACAACCCACTCATTACTTTCGAGGCCTCAG TGAACCTGGTACAGATTCCCCAGGCCGAGGCCCTGCTCCACGCCGACTGCAGCGGGAAGGAGGTAACCTGTGAGATCTCCCGctatttcctccagcccaggccaGAGGCCACCGTAGAGACGGCAGTCTGGTTCATCACCAATGTGCAGGTATCTGGAGGGGGACCAGGTGTCTCCATGGtgatgaagactcttgaggatgCTGAAAATGAGGCTGTCTTGCATCCCACGCTGAAACTgcccctgagcccccaggggactGTGCGGACTGCAG TGGAGTTCCAGGTGACCACACAGACGCCATCCCTGAATTTCCTGCTGGGGTCCACAGCCTCCCTACACTGTGGCTACTCCGTGGCCCCTGGCTTAGATGTTACCAGCGTGGAGTGGCGGCTGCAGCATAAGGGCAGTGGCCAGCTGGTATACCACTGGACcatggggcaggggcaggccaAGCGGGAGGGTGCCACCCTGGAGCCTGGGCAGCTGCTCACAGCTGGAGATGCCTCCCTCACGCTCCCCAGCCTCACTCTACAGGATGAGGGGGCCTACATCTGCCAGATCACCACCTCCCTGTTCCGAGCTCAACAGGTCATCCAGCTGGACATCCAAG CTTCCCCCAAAGTACGACTGAGCTTGCTGAACGCAGCCCCGCAAGCCACTCTCATCTGCAATGTTGCTGGCTACTACCCCCTGGATGTGTCTGTGACCTGGACCCGGGAGGAGCAGGGTGGCTCCCCAGCCCCTGTCTCTGGCGCCTCCCTCTCCAACCTCCGGCGCAGCCCAGCTGGCACCTACAGCATCTCCTCCTCCCTGACGGTGGAGCCTGGCTCTGCGGGAGCCACTTACACCTGTCAGGTCACCCACGTCTCCCTGGAGgaacccctgggggcccacgccTGGGTTGCCCCACCAG TTGCAGAGCAGAAGTCAGCCCTGGGAGTCCTTCTGGCCAGCATCCTCTTTGTCCTGACCTTGCTGttcctggggctgcaaagacgcCAAG GGCGATGGCACATGTCAGCCACCCTTCCGGCCCAAAGCACCGTGGGAAGGGAACCAAAGAGAAACACCACCCTCCGCCCCGCCGAGGTCACTCCAGCCCAAACAACAGCTGAGTCGCTTTAG
- the VAMP1 gene encoding vesicle-associated membrane protein 1: MSAPAQPPTEGAEGAAPGGGPPGPPPNMTSNRRLQQTQAQVEEVVDIMRVNVDKVLERDQKLSELDDRADALQAGASQFESSAAKLKRKYWWKNCKMMIMLGAICAIIVVVIVIYFFA, translated from the exons AT GTCTGCTCCAGCTCAGCCACCCACTGAAGGGGCAGAAGGGGCTGCCCCAGGTGGGGGTCCCCCTGGCCCTCCTCCTAATATGACCAGTAACAGACGACTACAGCAGACCCAGGCACAAGTGGAGGAG GTTGTGGACATCATGCGTGTAAATGTGGACAAGGTCCTAGAGAGGGACCAGAAGCTGTCAGAGCTGGATGACCGAGCCGACGCCCTGCAGGCGGGTGCATCTCAATTTGAGAGCAGCGCTGCCAAGTTAAAGAGGAAGTACTGGTGGAAAAACTGCAAG ATGATGATCATGCTGGGAGCCATCTGCGCCATCATCGTGGTAGTTATCGTAA TCTACTTTTTTGCTTGA
- the MRPL51 gene encoding 39S ribosomal protein L51, mitochondrial — MAGSLSWVAGRGLWGLVPLACRSFFLGVPRLFHVRVTLPPPKVIDRWNEKRAMFGVYDNIGILGNFEKHPKELIKGPVWLRGWKGNELQRCIRKKRMVGNRMFVDDLHNLNKRISFLYKRFNRHGKHR; from the exons ATGGCAGGGAGCCTCTCTTGGGTGGCAGGCAGAGGCTTATGGGGCCTGGTGCCGCTGGCCTGCAGAAGTTTCTTTCTGG GTGTTCCCAGATTGTTCCATGTAAGGGTCACCCTCCCGCCCCCTAAAGTGATTGATCGTTGGAACGAGAAGAGGGCGATGTTCGGGGTATATGACAATATCGGGATCCTGG GAAATTTTGAAAAGCACCCCAAAGAACTGATCAAGGGCCCCGTGTGGCTTCGAGGCTGGAAGGGGAATGAACTGCAGCGTTGTATTCGAAAGAAGAGAATGGTAGGAAATCGGATGTTCGTTGATGACCTGCACAACCTGAACAAACGCATCAGCTTTCTCTACAAACGCTTTAATCGACATGGGAAGCACCGGTAG
- the CD27 gene encoding CD27 antigen isoform X2: MARLPPCWLWVLGTLAGLSATPGPKSCPEKHYWAQGGWCCQMCEPGTFLVKDCEQHGEAAQCDPCTPGVSFTPDHHSRPHCESCRHCNSGLLIRNCTLTANSECACPEGQQCRDKDCMECDGPAQAPGPHPQPSQLPYAEEIPEARTDRHTQTLANSRWLPPATLSTHWSPQRSLCSVNCVRIFVLLSGMFLAFTIVGALFLHQQRKLNAGESPVAPAEPCPYTCPSEEEGSAIPIQEDYRKPELTSYSEPVLLREGHHCNQVLASTSLH, encoded by the exons ATGGCCCGGCtacctccctgctggctgtgggtTCTGGGGACCCTGGCGGGGCTCTCAGCAACCCCAGGCCCCAAGAGTTGTCCGGAGAAGCACTACTGGGCTCAGGGAGGATGGTGTTGTCAGATGTGTGAACCAG GAACGTTCCTGGTGAAGGATTGTGAGCAGCACGGAGAGGCGGCTCAATGTGATCCATGTACACCAGGGGTCTCCTTCACACCGGACCACCACAGCCGGCCCCACTGTGAGAGCTGCCGGCACTGTAACTCTG GTCTTCTCATTCGAAACTGCACCCTCACGGCTAACTCGGAGTGTGCCTGCCCCGAGGGCCAGCAGTGCAGGGACAAGGACTGTATGGAGTGTGATGGTCCAGCCCAAGCCCCAGGCCCACACCCACAACCTTCCCAATTACCTTATGCTGAAG AGATCCCAGAGGCCAGGACAGATCGGCACACTCAAACTCTGGCCAACTCCAGGTGGCTGCCGCCTGCGACCCTCTCAACCCACTGGTCAC CCCAAAGGTCCCTGTGCAGCGTGAACTGCGTCCGCATCTTTGTGCTTCTCTCTGGAATGTTTCTTGCTTTCACCATAGTCGGAGCCCTGTTCCTCCATCAACAAAGAAAATTAA ACGCAGGAGAAAGTCCAGTGGCACCTGCAGAGCCTTGTCCTTACACCTGTCCCAGCGAGGAAGAGGGCAGTGCCATCCCCATTCAGGAGGATTACCGAAAACCAGAGCTTACTTCCTACTCTGAGCCAGTGCTCCTCAGAGAAGGCCATCACTGCAATCAAGTCCTAGCTTCCACCTCACTCCACTGA